In Pseudomonas fluorescens, the following are encoded in one genomic region:
- the rsmI gene encoding 16S rRNA (cytidine(1402)-2'-O)-methyltransferase, whose amino-acid sequence MATFTDHEVCALTAPGALNSAAGSLYVVATPIGNLDDISARALKILREVALIAAEDTRHSQRLMQHFGISTPLAACHEHNERDEGSRFITRLLAGDNVALISDAGTPLISDPGYHLVRQARAAGINVVPVPGACALIAALSAAGLPSDRFIFEGFLPAKTVGRRARLEQVKEEPRTLIFYEAPHRILECLQDMELVFGPERPALLARELTKTFETLKGLPLAELREFVESDSNQQRGECVVLVAGWSAPEEEGAVSSEAMRILNLLLEEMPLKRAAALAAQITGERKNVLYQIALDQQKGE is encoded by the coding sequence ATGGCGACTTTTACCGATCATGAGGTGTGCGCTTTGACTGCTCCAGGTGCTTTGAATTCCGCTGCTGGCTCGCTTTATGTGGTGGCGACGCCCATCGGCAACCTGGATGACATCAGTGCGCGGGCGCTGAAGATCCTGCGTGAAGTGGCCTTGATTGCCGCGGAAGACACCCGTCATTCCCAGCGCTTGATGCAACACTTCGGCATCTCGACGCCATTGGCGGCCTGCCATGAGCACAACGAGCGTGATGAAGGTAGTCGCTTTATCACTCGCCTGCTTGCCGGTGACAACGTGGCGTTGATCTCGGATGCCGGGACGCCGCTGATTTCCGATCCGGGTTATCACCTGGTGCGGCAGGCCAGGGCAGCGGGCATCAATGTGGTGCCGGTTCCGGGCGCCTGTGCGCTGATTGCAGCGTTGTCGGCGGCGGGTCTGCCTTCCGACCGTTTCATTTTCGAAGGTTTCCTCCCGGCCAAGACTGTGGGGCGGCGAGCACGTCTCGAACAGGTAAAGGAAGAACCTCGCACATTGATCTTCTATGAGGCCCCGCATCGTATCCTTGAATGCCTGCAGGATATGGAGCTGGTGTTCGGCCCTGAGCGCCCGGCGCTGCTTGCCCGTGAGCTGACCAAGACGTTTGAGACCCTCAAGGGACTGCCGCTGGCTGAGCTGCGCGAGTTTGTCGAGTCGGACAGCAATCAGCAGCGCGGCGAGTGCGTGGTACTGGTGGCGGGCTGGTCCGCGCCTGAGGAGGAAGGTGCCGTCAGCAGTGAGGCGATGCGCATCCTCAACCTGTTGCTCGAAGAAATGCCGCTCAAACGTGCGGCGGCTTTGGCGGCGCAAATCACCGGTGAGCGAAAGAACGTGCTGTACCAGATCGCGCTGGATCAGCAGAAGGGCGAGTAA